In Zea mays cultivar B73 chromosome 7, Zm-B73-REFERENCE-NAM-5.0, whole genome shotgun sequence, the following proteins share a genomic window:
- the LOC103632103 gene encoding 5'-nucleotidase SurE isoform X1 — MLRSQSRMDSTTAAATAAAAAAPAPVLLVTNDDGIDAPGLRFLVDRLVAAGRYRVLVCAPDTDKSGVSHCITWRPALRCKRVDIIGATAFGVSGTPADCASLGISGKLFDGLVPDLVLSGINIGNNCGYHVIYSGTVAGAREAFLYGIPAIAMSYDWVAGRSSVNDLKVSAEVCMPLINAIVTEIKNGTYPQGSFLNVDVPTDAAHPKGYKITKQGTYMARISWEQTVYKKPAVESYQTANMDVDGEKDSELVTSENDLLFKRVIVGRSSNGVEGEETDHNSLVDGYITVTPLGALSRTEPDAIPYFKACVSRLVDNFSSPGSSFSRSRG, encoded by the exons ATGCTGCGCTCGCAGTCTCGCATGGACTCCACCACTGCTGCTGCTACCGCGGCCGCGGCTGCGGCGCCGGCGCCGGTGCTGCTGGTGACGAACGACGACGGAATCGACGCGCCGGGGCTCCGCTTCCTTGTCGACCGTCTCGTCGCCGCAGGGCGATACCGCGTACTCGTCTGCGCGCCCGACAC AGACAAATCGGGTGTGAGCCACTGCATCACATGGCGCCCTGCACTCCGCTGTAAACGTGTTGATATAATAGGTGCTACAGCATTTGGAGTTTCAG GAACTCCTGCTGACTGTGCTTCTTTAGGCATCTCTGGAAAACTATTTGATGGTTTGGTTCCTGATCTG GTACTTAGTGGAATCAACATTGGAAATAATTGTGGGTACCATGT CATTTATTCTGGAACAGTTGCTGGTGCTAGGGAGGCATTCTTATATGGGATTCCTGCAATAGCTATGTCATATGATTG GGTTGCGGGTCGGAGCAGTGTTAATGACCTCAAGGTGTCTGCAGAGGTCTGCATGCCTCTGATAAATGCTATCGTGACTGAGATCAAGAATGGGACTTACCCTCAAGGATCATTCTTGAATGTAGATGTACCTACAGATGCTGCACACCCCAAG GGCTACAAAATTACAAAACAAGGAACATATATGGCCAGAATTAGTTGGGAGCAGACGGTTTACAAGAAGCCTGCAGTAGAAAGTTACCAGACAGCAAACATGGATGTTGATGGTGAAAAGGATAGCGAACTAGTTACTTCAGAAAATGACCTACTGTTTAAGAGAGTG ATTGTAGGGAGAAGTTCCAATGGAGTGGAAGGAGAGGAAACGGACCACAATTCCCTAGTTGATGGATAT ATCACTGTTACTCCTTTGGGTGCTCTTTCCCGCACAGAACCAGACGCCATACCGTATTTCAAAGCTTGTGTCTCACGTCTGGTTGATAATTTCTCTTCTCCTGGCTCTTCTTTTTCTAGAAGCAGAGGATGA
- the LOC103632103 gene encoding 5'-nucleotidase SurE isoform X2, translated as MVWFLIWYLVESTLEIIVGTMCQHSASCNISGLILNTKSTASFAKSMHEWISCCMSLVTSFTTKAKSIYSGTVAGAREAFLYGIPAIAMSYDWVAGRSSVNDLKVSAEVCMPLINAIVTEIKNGTYPQGSFLNVDVPTDAAHPKGYKITKQGTYMARISWEQTVYKKPAVESYQTANMDVDGEKDSELVTSENDLLFKRVIVGRSSNGVEGEETDHNSLVDGYITVTPLGALSRTEPDAIPYFKACVSRLVDNFSSPGSSFSRSRG; from the exons ATGGTTTGGTTCCTGATCTG GTACTTAGTGGAATCAACATTGGAAATAATTGTGGGTACCATGT GCCAACATTCTGCATCATGCAACATATCAG GATTGATCTTAAATACCAAAAG TACTGCATCGTTCGCGAAAAGCATGCACGAATGGATATCCTGTTGTATGTCTCTAGTGACCTCATTCACCACCAAGGCAAAAAG CATTTATTCTGGAACAGTTGCTGGTGCTAGGGAGGCATTCTTATATGGGATTCCTGCAATAGCTATGTCATATGATTG GGTTGCGGGTCGGAGCAGTGTTAATGACCTCAAGGTGTCTGCAGAGGTCTGCATGCCTCTGATAAATGCTATCGTGACTGAGATCAAGAATGGGACTTACCCTCAAGGATCATTCTTGAATGTAGATGTACCTACAGATGCTGCACACCCCAAG GGCTACAAAATTACAAAACAAGGAACATATATGGCCAGAATTAGTTGGGAGCAGACGGTTTACAAGAAGCCTGCAGTAGAAAGTTACCAGACAGCAAACATGGATGTTGATGGTGAAAAGGATAGCGAACTAGTTACTTCAGAAAATGACCTACTGTTTAAGAGAGTG ATTGTAGGGAGAAGTTCCAATGGAGTGGAAGGAGAGGAAACGGACCACAATTCCCTAGTTGATGGATAT ATCACTGTTACTCCTTTGGGTGCTCTTTCCCGCACAGAACCAGACGCCATACCGTATTTCAAAGCTTGTGTCTCACGTCTGGTTGATAATTTCTCTTCTCCTGGCTCTTCTTTTTCTAGAAGCAGAGGATGA